CGAGCGAGATGCGCCAACGGCACAGGCAGCCGCCACCGGACCGAGCGACGGCTCAGCGAAACCAGTCGGGGCGCGGATGTCCGCGCCCCGCAAGTTCTCTGTGGTCGAAACTCAGCCCAGGTCAGCCCTTCTTCCATATCTTCGCCCACTCGTCCCGCAGCGTCGTGGTCCGATTGAACACAAGACGGCCTACGGCTCCGGACTCTGGGCCGCTAGCTGTAGACTGAAGACTGTCGGCCCTTCGGCTGTCAGGATCCACGCAGAAGTAGCCGAGACGCTCGAACTGGAACCGTTGCCCGGGTTTGGCCTCAGCCAGGCTCGGTTCGAGCTTGCAGCCGGAGAGCGTCTCCAGCGACTTCGGGTTGAGGTTTGACTTCCAGTCCATTCCCTCGGGAGCATCGTCCGGGTCCGGCTTGAGGAACAGGTGGTCGTAGATCCTCACCTCGGCGTCGAGTGCATGGGCTGCCGAGACCCAGTGAATTGTGGACTTGACCTTCCTGCCGTCGGGCGCGTCTCCCCCGCGCGTGGCGG
This portion of the candidate division WOR-3 bacterium genome encodes:
- a CDS encoding glutamine--tRNA ligase (catalyzes a two-step reaction, first charging a glutamine molecule by linking its carboxyl group to the alpha-phosphate of ATP, followed by transfer of the aminoacyl-adenylate to its tRNA), with amino-acid sequence KADTVIDYELLEHCVREDLNKRVPRVMAVLRPLKVVIENYPEDKTEEFDAVNNPEDPSAGTRKVPFSRVLYIEQDDFREVPPPKYFRLTPGREVRLRAAYFVKCTSVVKDATGAVTELRCTYDPATRGGDAPDGRKVKSTIHWVSAAHALDAEVRIYDHLFLKPDPDDAPEGMDWKSNLNPKSLETLSGCKLEPSLAEAKPGQRFQFERLGYFCVDPDSRRADSLQSTASGPESGAVGRLVFNRTTTLRDEWAKIWKKG